A single genomic interval of Helianthus annuus cultivar XRQ/B chromosome 13, HanXRQr2.0-SUNRISE, whole genome shotgun sequence harbors:
- the LOC110901775 gene encoding cyclin-K-like gives MAGSDEVNSRPVENHENARIQLTGAELQALVDNAVTRALDRQNRKCHLLYFADEEGEDEAKERSLPVTIMKLDRQGSQQQQQHPRDPSEDPHFEAVTPPPPPPTQPVMPDPPRRRRSGARMSTRGGEFHFSTPRHSSGSHYPSVPEEGPSSPAQEVNSAPVAHNSPPFGDDRPLPPYATNYNPYEPSSQAHYNYNYERDPYVVAARYDARYPDRAHGPPRAPDYLAHGYPTPPRPPVPQPQPRFSPPE, from the exons ATGGCGGGTTCGGACGAGGTAAACAGTCGTCCGGTGGAGAATCACGAGAATGCTAGAATTCAGCTGACtggtgcagagttgcaagcactggTGGACAATGCTGTTACTCGGGCTTTAGATCGTCAGAACA gaaaatgccacctgttatatttcgCGGACGAGGAAGGGGAAGACGAGGCCAAGGAGAGATCGTTACCCGTAACGATCATgaagctggaccgtcag GgatcgcagcagcagcagcaacaccCGCGAGATCCTTCTGAGGACCCGCACTTCGAGGCAGTGACGCCACCGCCTCCCCCACCGACTCAACCAGTAATGCCCGATCCGCCAAGGCGAAGAAGATCAGGCGCAAGAATGTCTACCCgtggaggggaattccactttagcacccctcgacattcaagTGGTAGCCATTATCCATCCGTACCGGAGGAAGGGCCTTCAAGCCCAGCTCAAGAGGTGAACTCAGCACCAGTTGCACataattcgccaccatttggggaCGACCGCCCGTTACCTCCGTACGCAACAAACTATAATCCGTATGAGCCATCATCACAAGCgcactacaactacaactacgaGCGCGACCCCTATGTGGTAGCGGCCAGGTATGACGCCCGCTATCCAGACAGAGCTCATGGACCTCCAAGAGCGCCAGACTACttagctcatgggtatccaacgCCACCAAGACCTCCAGTTCCTCaaccacaaccacgtttctctccccCTGAGTAG